In Ignavibacteriales bacterium, the following are encoded in one genomic region:
- a CDS encoding paraslipin, giving the protein MSPIETVIILVIALFILIVFLKTARVVPQKTVFIIERLGKYRATLEAGFHILVPFMDKVAYRHSLKEFAVDVPPQACITKDNIQVEVDGVLYFLIVDPVKASYGVIDYAFAAIQLCQTTMRSEVGKIELDRTFEEREKINAAIVSAVDKASDPWGLKVTRYEIKNIVPPASIKDAMEKQMRAEREKRALIAESEGEKQAKINVAEGNKQEAISISEGEKIKRINEAEGRAQEIERIAKATAMSIREVSNAINEPGGKDAVNLKLAEQYIKEFGSLASKSNTMIIPQDLTDISSVIATAGKVFKESTKEG; this is encoded by the coding sequence ATGAGTCCGATAGAAACAGTAATAATATTGGTTATTGCTTTGTTTATATTGATTGTTTTTCTGAAAACAGCACGTGTTGTCCCACAAAAAACAGTTTTTATTATAGAAAGGCTCGGAAAGTATCGGGCAACACTCGAAGCGGGATTTCATATACTTGTTCCGTTTATGGATAAAGTAGCCTACCGGCACTCTCTAAAAGAGTTTGCCGTTGATGTTCCCCCTCAGGCTTGTATAACTAAGGATAATATTCAAGTTGAAGTGGATGGAGTACTGTATTTCCTTATAGTTGATCCGGTAAAAGCCTCATATGGTGTAATCGATTATGCGTTTGCAGCAATACAACTTTGTCAGACAACGATGCGGAGCGAGGTAGGTAAGATCGAGCTGGACAGAACCTTTGAAGAAAGGGAAAAAATAAATGCAGCAATAGTATCGGCTGTAGATAAAGCTTCCGATCCGTGGGGTCTGAAAGTAACAAGATATGAAATTAAAAATATAGTTCCTCCGGCAAGTATTAAGGATGCCATGGAGAAACAAATGAGGGCTGAGAGAGAAAAGCGTGCACTGATCGCAGAATCGGAAGGCGAAAAGCAGGCAAAAATAAACGTAGCTGAGGGAAACAAACAGGAAGCTATTTCAATATCCGAGGGAGAAAAGATTAAGAGGATCAATGAAGCAGAGGGTAGAGCCCAGGAAATTGAAAGAATTGCAAAAGCAACGGCAATGAGTATCAGAGAAGTTTCGAATGCTATAAATGAACCGGGCGGAAAGGATGCTGTTAATCTAAAGCTTGCAGAACAATATATAAAAGAATTCGGATCACTAGCATCAAAGAGTAACACAATGATAATTCCGCAAGATCTAACGGACATTTCGTCGGTTATTGCTACTGCCGGGAAAGTATTTAAGGAATCAACTAAAGAGGGGTAA
- a CDS encoding tetratricopeptide repeat protein: MENETPNVEEHLQENPLLKFIKSTSWSIPFIALVVLLVVFSLRLINNADIGFHLKGGQWILENFKFPGNDVFTYTVNTHEYIDMQWLYQVLIFSVQSIFGYAGLTILNVLFILTTFYLLYRVMQFREVPLPLIIITLFTILLVVQIRFSYRPELISWIGIMLTLFIMEVYYFTKKKNLYLLPIITLVWVNMHGLFMIGLFMMACYILSIWIKDKKLDLYLLKWFAIAILATLVNPYFIKGATYPFYLLTRLDESNIFAQTIFELKSPIGVGFSNLLFELRIYYWTAALSLAFFLLTYRKRKIHEFIIFVAFFYISYAAVRNVPIFMFYAGFILSLCLKDIFATEFAKKITSKLEVINDALAYSLAIAFILVSARVVTGNYYLGYGSGANFGMGLNEKSFPVGALEHLKKNNLNGRILNDIGYGGWLEWQYPNQVFIDGRLEVIKEDLYKEYLAALNNNKLADLIAKYNPQLVIFNHGVSYSWIPQMRDMPGWKIVYLDDNTAVYGKSDYLGTVSMNYIGEFFEKEGYRIDFNDDDINRILDIEPGFKKSDWFSGFYEEHNQYRELNSFALFCLDINRLKEAEFAYLNILDKSNGKLEPEIIKELYFNLGTIYQRNGDDEKALKCYKIAIKYDPFNSELQKRILDVDVKKTL, translated from the coding sequence TTGGAAAACGAAACCCCTAATGTAGAGGAGCATTTACAGGAAAATCCTCTTTTAAAATTTATAAAATCAACAAGCTGGTCTATTCCATTTATAGCCTTAGTCGTTCTTTTAGTCGTTTTTTCGTTAAGATTAATCAATAATGCAGATATTGGTTTTCATTTAAAAGGGGGGCAATGGATACTGGAAAATTTCAAGTTTCCCGGAAACGATGTTTTTACATACACGGTAAACACACATGAATACATTGACATGCAGTGGCTATATCAAGTATTAATCTTTTCTGTACAAAGCATCTTTGGTTATGCCGGTTTAACGATTTTAAATGTATTATTTATACTAACAACATTTTATTTACTCTACAGGGTAATGCAATTTAGAGAGGTTCCCCTACCGCTTATAATTATAACTCTATTTACAATTCTTCTTGTTGTTCAGATTAGATTCAGTTACAGACCCGAGCTGATAAGCTGGATAGGTATAATGCTTACACTTTTTATAATGGAGGTTTATTACTTTACAAAAAAGAAAAACCTCTACTTACTTCCTATAATTACTCTGGTATGGGTAAATATGCACGGATTATTCATGATAGGTTTATTTATGATGGCGTGCTATATATTAAGTATATGGATAAAAGATAAAAAACTTGATCTGTATTTACTAAAGTGGTTCGCAATAGCCATTTTAGCAACATTGGTAAATCCATACTTTATAAAGGGTGCAACCTATCCATTCTACCTTCTCACCAGACTGGATGAATCCAATATATTTGCCCAAACCATATTTGAGTTGAAATCACCTATTGGGGTAGGTTTTTCGAATCTTCTCTTTGAGTTGAGAATATACTATTGGACTGCCGCATTGTCGCTAGCGTTTTTTTTACTCACATACAGAAAAAGAAAAATACATGAATTCATAATTTTTGTGGCTTTTTTCTACATTTCATACGCGGCCGTAAGGAACGTTCCAATATTTATGTTTTATGCAGGTTTTATTCTTTCACTGTGTTTAAAGGATATATTTGCAACTGAGTTCGCAAAAAAAATCACTTCCAAATTAGAGGTTATCAATGATGCACTTGCCTATTCGCTTGCAATTGCTTTTATACTCGTATCGGCCAGAGTTGTAACAGGAAATTATTATTTAGGTTATGGTTCGGGTGCAAATTTCGGGATGGGATTAAATGAAAAGAGCTTCCCGGTTGGGGCTCTAGAGCATTTAAAGAAAAATAATCTTAATGGAAGAATCTTGAATGATATTGGCTACGGGGGATGGCTTGAATGGCAGTACCCTAATCAAGTCTTTATCGATGGAAGGCTTGAAGTAATAAAAGAGGATCTATATAAAGAATATCTCGCAGCCCTAAACAACAATAAGCTTGCTGATCTAATAGCAAAATACAATCCCCAACTAGTAATTTTTAATCATGGAGTATCATACAGCTGGATCCCACAAATGCGAGACATGCCCGGGTGGAAAATTGTGTATTTGGACGATAACACTGCAGTATATGGAAAGTCGGATTACTTAGGTACTGTTAGTATGAATTATATAGGCGAATTTTTTGAAAAGGAGGGCTACCGAATTGATTTCAATGATGATGATATAAACAGGATACTTGATATTGAGCCAGGTTTCAAAAAATCAGATTGGTTTAGTGGATTCTATGAGGAACATAACCAATACAGGGAGCTAAACAGCTTTGCTTTGTTTTGCCTCGATATTAATAGGTTAAAAGAGGCAGAGTTTGCGTATTTAAACATACTCGACAAAAGTAATGGCAAGCTTGAACCTGAAATAATAAAGGAATTATATTTTAATTTGGGAACTATATATCAAAGAAATGGTGATGATGAAAAAGCGTTGAAATGCTATAAGATAGCAATCAAGTACGATCCCTTTAATAGCGAATTGCAGAAAAGAATACTGGACGTTGACGTAAAGAAAACCCTTTAA